Proteins found in one Kangiella sediminilitoris genomic segment:
- the dnaB gene encoding replicative DNA helicase produces MLSAQQSDNKIKDLKVPPHSIEAEQSVLGGVMIDNDQWEKVEEILLSTDFYVKNHREIFKAMAELANMAKPMDVITLSEHLEQTGETDIGLSYLGELAQNTPTVANIRAYAEIVREKAIVRQLISASNEIADASFNPQGRGLAELLDLAERKVFAIAESRETSGEGPSKVEDILKSTIERIEQIQKTKGGVTGLSTGFTDLDNMTSGLQKADLVIIAARPSMGKTTFAMNIVENAALASDLPVLVFSLEMPSESIIMRSISSLGRLEQNKIRSGQIQSKEDWDKFNSGVLQLKNHTKLLIDDTAGLSPAEMRSRARRVAREHGGVALIMVDYLQLMQVPGMSDNRTLEVSEISRSLKALAKELEVPVIALSQLNRSLEQRSDRRPVMSDLRESGAIEQDADLILFIYRDEVYHPETERKGIAEIKIGKQRNGPIGSVELSFQGQYSRFDNLAHNDYEAMGEGY; encoded by the coding sequence ATGCTATCAGCACAACAATCTGACAACAAAATCAAAGATTTAAAAGTTCCTCCGCATTCAATCGAAGCTGAGCAGTCAGTGCTTGGCGGTGTCATGATTGATAACGACCAGTGGGAGAAAGTAGAAGAAATCCTGCTGTCGACGGACTTTTACGTTAAAAACCACCGTGAGATCTTCAAGGCGATGGCTGAGCTGGCCAATATGGCCAAGCCGATGGACGTTATTACGTTGTCCGAGCATTTGGAGCAGACAGGCGAGACCGATATTGGTTTATCGTATCTTGGTGAATTAGCACAGAACACGCCTACGGTCGCTAACATTCGTGCCTATGCTGAGATCGTTCGAGAAAAAGCCATTGTTCGTCAGCTGATTTCAGCGTCGAATGAAATCGCGGATGCCAGCTTTAACCCTCAGGGCAGAGGTCTGGCGGAGTTATTGGATCTGGCAGAGCGAAAAGTTTTTGCGATTGCTGAATCGCGAGAGACCAGTGGCGAAGGCCCGAGTAAAGTTGAAGATATCCTCAAGTCGACTATTGAGCGAATTGAGCAAATTCAGAAGACTAAAGGTGGCGTTACCGGTCTATCAACAGGCTTTACCGACTTAGACAACATGACCTCAGGGCTTCAGAAGGCCGATCTGGTCATTATCGCGGCGCGTCCTTCGATGGGTAAAACGACTTTTGCCATGAATATCGTGGAAAATGCTGCGCTAGCCAGTGACTTACCTGTACTGGTATTCAGTCTTGAGATGCCGAGCGAATCAATTATTATGCGTTCGATTTCTTCCTTAGGCCGTCTTGAGCAAAATAAAATTCGTAGCGGACAAATTCAGTCTAAAGAAGACTGGGACAAATTTAATAGCGGTGTTCTGCAGTTAAAAAATCACACAAAATTACTTATTGATGATACCGCGGGTCTATCTCCGGCAGAGATGCGTTCACGTGCGAGACGTGTCGCGCGAGAACATGGTGGCGTGGCTCTGATTATGGTGGATTACTTGCAGTTGATGCAGGTACCTGGCATGAGCGATAACCGTACGCTGGAAGTCAGTGAAATATCGCGATCATTAAAAGCCTTGGCCAAAGAGCTGGAAGTTCCAGTTATCGCATTGTCTCAGCTGAACCGTTCTTTGGAGCAGCGAAGTGACCGCCGCCCAGTAATGTCGGATTTGCGTGAATCGGGTGCTATTGAGCAGGATGCGGACTTGATTCTGTTTATTTACCGAGACGAAGTCTATCATCCTGAAACTGAGCGTAAGGGCATTGCTGAAATCAAAATTGGTAAACAGCGTAACGGTCCAATTGGCTCGGTAGAGTTAAGTTTCCAGGGACAATATTCCCGTTTTGACAATTTAGCGCATAACGATTACGAAGCAATGGGGGAAGGATACTAG
- a CDS encoding thiol-disulfide oxidoreductase DCC family protein: MAAIILFDGECALCSRWVPFVIKRDPGAHFKFCSVQSPKGQELLQFLGLPTKEYQTMVLLKGETPYYRSEAFFEVIKDLKKPWPWLRLFRIFPLRLRDWVYDRIALNRYKLFGKHDYCMLPSKELTDRFL; this comes from the coding sequence ATGGCTGCAATAATTCTTTTCGATGGTGAGTGCGCCTTATGCTCTAGATGGGTGCCCTTTGTCATAAAACGTGATCCTGGGGCGCATTTCAAATTCTGCTCAGTGCAGTCCCCAAAAGGACAAGAGCTACTACAGTTCCTCGGACTGCCAACAAAAGAATACCAGACCATGGTCTTACTAAAAGGTGAAACACCCTACTACCGCTCAGAAGCTTTTTTCGAAGTTATCAAGGATCTTAAAAAGCCCTGGCCTTGGCTACGATTATTTCGAATCTTTCCCCTCAGGTTAAGAGACTGGGTCTATGACCGCATAGCACTCAACCGCTATAAGCTGTTTGGGAAGCATGATTACTGTATGCTTCCTTCAAAAGAACTTACGGACCGATTTTTATAA
- a CDS encoding aspartate/glutamate racemase family protein, with translation MKTIGLLGGMSWESTANYYKAINQEVKQRLGGLSSAKICLYSVNFAEIEQLQHQEEWQKTADILSEAAQLVEKAGADFLLICTNTMHKVAPEVESAINIPLLHIADTTGQQLVQNGIKSVGLLGTQFTMEQDFYKKRLTDKFGIDVLVPQDKERKQVHEIIYNELCRGEINQSSKETYLDVINNLKQAGAEAIILGCTEIAMLVKPEDTSVPLYDTAAIHASAAVDLALL, from the coding sequence ATGAAAACTATCGGCCTACTCGGCGGTATGAGCTGGGAATCCACAGCAAATTACTACAAAGCAATTAACCAGGAGGTTAAGCAGCGCCTGGGCGGTCTTAGCTCAGCCAAGATATGTTTATACAGCGTGAACTTTGCCGAGATTGAGCAGCTACAACATCAGGAGGAGTGGCAAAAGACCGCGGATATATTGTCCGAAGCAGCCCAGTTGGTCGAAAAAGCAGGTGCTGACTTTCTGCTGATTTGCACTAACACCATGCACAAGGTCGCTCCAGAAGTTGAATCAGCGATCAATATACCGCTGCTTCATATCGCTGATACCACTGGACAACAACTCGTTCAGAACGGCATCAAGTCAGTAGGTCTGCTGGGTACTCAGTTCACCATGGAGCAGGACTTTTATAAAAAGCGCTTAACCGATAAGTTTGGCATCGATGTATTAGTTCCACAAGACAAAGAACGTAAGCAGGTGCATGAGATAATCTATAACGAGCTGTGTCGAGGTGAGATCAATCAGAGCTCAAAAGAGACCTATCTCGATGTCATCAATAATTTAAAACAAGCAGGAGCAGAGGCGATTATTCTTGGGTGTACCGAAATTGCCATGCTGGTTAAACCCGAAGATACTTCAGTACCGCTTTACGACACCGCAGCCATCCATGCCTCGGCGGCAGTCGATCTGGCCCTGTTATAG
- a CDS encoding GFA family protein, with the protein MSNKGSCLCGEVQFEIEGDFNKFFLCHCSRCRKGTGTAHAANLFSSTATINWLSGKERIKTYHLPETQHARSFCTNCGSVLPIEIAGGKLIMVPAGGLDDDVSIKPTAHIFMDDRANWEDSLNDTERFKTIPK; encoded by the coding sequence ATGTCAAACAAAGGCTCATGTCTATGCGGTGAGGTCCAGTTTGAGATCGAGGGTGACTTTAACAAATTCTTTTTGTGTCACTGTTCGCGCTGCCGTAAAGGTACCGGAACGGCTCATGCCGCCAATTTATTCTCCAGCACAGCTACTATCAATTGGTTGTCTGGCAAAGAACGGATAAAAACTTATCACCTGCCCGAAACGCAACACGCCAGAAGCTTCTGTACCAACTGTGGTTCAGTGCTACCCATAGAAATTGCTGGTGGTAAGTTAATCATGGTTCCAGCAGGTGGCCTGGATGATGATGTATCAATTAAGCCCACAGCGCATATATTTATGGACGACCGAGCGAACTGGGAAGACTCGCTCAACGACACTGAAAGGTTCAAAACAATACCAAAGTAA
- a CDS encoding tetratricopeptide repeat protein has product MKIKIRLSTMPYRLSTILLLVFYTLGFKSFETWQDIDKQDSTYIKLFYEGKYQKALPQIKRLAKNGDAVAQYTLAKMYDRGRHWISCRAYRNCYPNNFKPEDDFDFSKSKAKLWYKKAISNGHPYAAYMLTEHIVKDRNPMPEKNKKLSIETLLPRVKAGDAVATYMYYELTSYTFAITPQTSDTSNQKARENLEMIIEILLKEAQQGRVLAMHYLGKAYFHLLDYPKSFAWFTAASQRGFSPSGVHQLMVLKFIEKEDQESETAKEIYKVRTMLESG; this is encoded by the coding sequence ATGAAAATAAAAATTAGACTAAGTACGATGCCTTATAGACTTTCCACTATTTTACTATTAGTTTTTTACACTTTGGGTTTTAAGAGTTTTGAAACATGGCAAGATATCGATAAACAAGACTCAACATATATAAAGCTCTTTTATGAGGGCAAGTATCAAAAAGCCTTGCCTCAAATTAAACGCTTGGCTAAAAATGGTGATGCTGTTGCCCAATATACATTAGCAAAAATGTATGATCGTGGTAGACATTGGATTAGCTGTAGAGCATATCGCAACTGTTACCCTAATAACTTTAAGCCGGAAGACGATTTTGATTTCTCAAAATCCAAAGCAAAACTCTGGTATAAAAAAGCTATTAGTAATGGACACCCTTATGCTGCCTACATGCTTACAGAACATATAGTAAAAGATCGAAATCCAATGCCTGAAAAAAATAAAAAGCTGTCAATTGAAACTCTATTACCAAGAGTAAAGGCAGGGGATGCAGTGGCAACTTACATGTATTACGAACTAACAAGCTATACATTCGCTATAACGCCACAAACCTCTGATACCTCTAATCAAAAAGCTAGAGAAAATCTTGAAATGATCATTGAGATTTTATTGAAAGAGGCTCAGCAAGGTAGAGTTCTTGCAATGCATTACTTAGGTAAAGCATACTTCCATCTGTTGGACTACCCAAAATCCTTTGCCTGGTTTACTGCAGCTTCACAGAGAGGCTTTTCACCTTCCGGAGTCCATCAATTAATGGTGCTTAAATTTATTGAAAAGGAGGACCAGGAAAGTGAAACTGCTAAGGAGATTTATAAAGTCCGAACAATGCTAGAAAGTGGCTAA
- the rplI gene encoding 50S ribosomal protein L9: protein MNVILLEKRRNLGDLGDTVTVAAGYGRNFLIPNGKAVPATKENIKHFEERRAELEAKAAEVLKAAQERADKLAGLEVTIAANAGEEGKLFGSVGTADIAEAVTEQGVELEKKEVRMPEGAIRQTGEFTFEVHLHPEVEANIKVVVVGEFDEAQA, encoded by the coding sequence ATGAACGTCATTTTACTTGAAAAACGTCGCAACCTTGGTGATTTAGGTGATACTGTAACTGTAGCTGCTGGCTATGGTCGTAACTTCCTTATCCCTAACGGTAAAGCAGTCCCTGCGACAAAAGAAAACATCAAGCACTTCGAAGAGCGTCGTGCTGAGCTAGAAGCGAAAGCTGCAGAAGTACTTAAAGCAGCTCAAGAGCGCGCTGATAAACTAGCTGGTCTAGAAGTTACTATCGCTGCTAACGCTGGCGAAGAAGGTAAACTTTTCGGCTCAGTTGGTACTGCTGACATCGCTGAAGCTGTTACTGAGCAAGGTGTTGAATTAGAAAAGAAAGAAGTTCGTATGCCAGAAGGCGCTATCCGTCAGACGGGCGAATTCACTTTCGAAGTACATTTACACCCGGAAGTTGAAGCTAACATCAAAGTTGTTGTTGTTGGTGAATTCGACGAAGCTCAAGCTTAA
- the rpsR gene encoding 30S ribosomal protein S18 — MARFNRRRKFCRFSAEGITEIDYKDTAMLKNYITETGKIVPSRITGTSAKYQRQLASAVKRARFLALLPYTDSHE, encoded by the coding sequence ATGGCACGTTTTAACCGTCGTCGTAAGTTCTGCCGTTTCTCGGCTGAAGGCATAACTGAGATCGATTATAAAGATACAGCTATGTTGAAAAACTACATCACTGAAACTGGTAAAATTGTTCCTAGCCGTATTACCGGTACTAGCGCAAAATACCAACGTCAATTAGCTAGCGCTGTTAAGCGTGCGCGCTTCTTGGCTCTTTTGCCATACACTGATAGCCACGAATAA
- the rpsF gene encoding 30S ribosomal protein S6, with translation MRHYEIVFLVHPDQSDQVPGMIERYSKMITDAAGTVHRLEDWGRRQLAYPINKLHKAHYVLMNVEAAGETIEELEDSFRYNDAVLRNMIMRRKEAITEASPMAKKDEKPARDEKPAKEAKKEESTEAAAE, from the coding sequence ATGAGACACTACGAAATCGTATTCTTGGTGCACCCAGATCAGTCTGACCAAGTTCCAGGCATGATCGAGCGTTACAGCAAGATGATCACTGATGCTGCTGGTACTGTTCACCGTCTTGAAGACTGGGGCCGCCGTCAGCTTGCATACCCAATCAATAAGCTTCACAAAGCGCACTATGTTCTTATGAACGTTGAAGCCGCTGGTGAAACTATCGAAGAATTAGAAGATAGCTTCCGCTACAACGATGCTGTTCTACGTAACATGATCATGCGTCGTAAAGAAGCTATTACCGAAGCTTCTCCAATGGCTAAGAAAGACGAGAAACCTGCTCGTGACGAAAAGCCTGCTAAAGAAGCTAAGAAAGAAGAATCAACTGAAGCTGCGGCTGAGTAA
- a CDS encoding Nramp family divalent metal transporter, producing the protein MPKFKISIGPAALVAAAFIGPGTVTMATKAGASFGFSLLWALLFSIIATMILKEMTARLGVVGQKGLGEAIRELIKNPVIKAFSILLVVSAIIIGNAAYEGGNIAGATLGIQAVWDYSELVGFDFTAIIIGLVAFVILWTGSYRFIEKALIGVVILMSIAFLVTFFMTKPDWGDLFTGLFVPSLPDGSTLTVIALIGTTVVPYNLFLHSSSAKKKWHTPEELPEAKRDIYIAIPFGGLISIAIVSTAASAFFGSQLEINNAADMAKSIEPAFGNLAKYMIAVGFFAAGISSAITAPLASAYALTGLLNIPEDLKSFKFRAVWIAILVFGVVAASLGLKPISVIWFAQVANGLLLPIIVIFLLWAMNQSFLGDYRNNWWKNLLGLIVVVVSIILGGKSLLAAFELL; encoded by the coding sequence ATGCCAAAATTTAAAATATCCATTGGCCCGGCAGCATTAGTCGCTGCTGCATTTATAGGTCCGGGAACCGTAACCATGGCAACCAAAGCAGGTGCCAGCTTTGGATTCAGTTTACTCTGGGCATTATTATTTTCCATTATCGCGACCATGATCTTAAAGGAAATGACGGCACGACTCGGGGTCGTCGGTCAAAAAGGTCTGGGCGAAGCCATACGCGAACTTATTAAAAACCCTGTCATAAAGGCCTTCTCAATTTTGCTTGTTGTTAGCGCCATCATTATAGGTAATGCGGCTTATGAAGGCGGAAATATTGCTGGTGCGACACTGGGTATTCAGGCAGTCTGGGACTACTCAGAACTTGTTGGCTTTGACTTCACTGCAATAATTATCGGACTTGTAGCTTTTGTCATTCTGTGGACAGGCAGCTATCGATTTATTGAAAAAGCCTTAATCGGTGTTGTTATTCTGATGAGCATCGCTTTTCTGGTAACTTTCTTCATGACAAAGCCTGATTGGGGAGATCTGTTTACCGGTTTGTTCGTGCCGTCATTACCTGACGGTTCTACACTGACGGTCATTGCTTTAATTGGTACTACCGTTGTCCCTTATAACTTATTCCTTCACTCATCCAGCGCAAAAAAGAAGTGGCATACTCCAGAAGAATTGCCAGAAGCCAAAAGAGATATTTATATAGCCATTCCTTTTGGCGGCTTGATTTCAATTGCTATCGTCTCGACGGCAGCCAGTGCATTTTTCGGTAGTCAATTGGAGATTAATAATGCTGCGGATATGGCAAAAAGTATTGAGCCTGCTTTCGGCAACCTGGCCAAGTACATGATCGCAGTAGGCTTTTTTGCTGCCGGTATTTCTTCAGCAATCACTGCACCACTCGCCTCAGCCTATGCTCTCACTGGCCTGCTGAATATACCCGAGGATTTAAAGTCATTTAAATTCCGAGCGGTATGGATTGCTATTCTAGTATTTGGTGTTGTCGCAGCCTCCCTCGGCTTAAAACCAATTTCTGTTATTTGGTTCGCTCAGGTTGCTAATGGTCTACTATTGCCGATTATTGTTATCTTCTTGCTGTGGGCTATGAACCAGAGCTTCCTTGGTGATTACCGAAACAACTGGTGGAAAAATTTACTGGGGCTGATCGTGGTTGTCGTTTCTATCATTCTTGGCGGTAAGAGTCTACTAGCCGCCTTTGAGTTGTTATAA
- the pxpA gene encoding 5-oxoprolinase subunit PxpA, whose amino-acid sequence MTIDINCDLGESTNPEHWESDALLMPYISSCNIACGGHAGNEASVRASVRNAYSHNLSIGAHPSYPDKENFGRRSIPIDDDSLRQTISEQITLVLRECESQQTKLSHVKPHGALYNDAAKDLSLALLVAEEVAKISPELKLMGLAESEMYEAAKKAGLEFIHEGFMDRNYQADKTLVPRTENNALHESLEDSLNQALSFALGSPIQTPDNVELQIIIDSICLHGDNPNALSMAKQLYQRLEEHDFKVRAPI is encoded by the coding sequence ATGACAATTGATATAAATTGCGATTTAGGCGAAAGCACTAACCCGGAGCACTGGGAGAGTGATGCATTGCTTATGCCTTATATCTCCTCCTGTAATATCGCCTGTGGGGGGCATGCCGGTAATGAAGCCAGCGTAAGAGCATCTGTCAGAAATGCTTACTCGCATAATTTGTCAATTGGCGCACATCCTTCTTATCCCGATAAAGAAAACTTTGGTCGTCGCTCGATTCCAATTGACGATGACTCTCTACGACAAACCATTTCTGAGCAAATCACCCTGGTTTTGAGAGAGTGTGAATCGCAACAGACCAAACTTTCTCACGTCAAGCCACACGGAGCTTTGTATAACGATGCAGCCAAAGATCTCAGCCTGGCACTTTTAGTAGCAGAGGAAGTGGCAAAAATTTCACCAGAATTAAAACTGATGGGTTTAGCTGAATCTGAAATGTATGAAGCAGCTAAAAAAGCAGGGCTGGAATTTATTCATGAAGGTTTTATGGATAGAAACTATCAGGCGGATAAAACTCTTGTTCCCCGAACAGAGAATAATGCTTTGCATGAGTCATTGGAAGACAGTTTAAATCAGGCGCTTAGCTTTGCTCTAGGCTCCCCCATTCAGACACCTGATAACGTCGAGCTTCAAATTATTATCGACTCAATCTGCCTGCATGGAGATAACCCTAATGCATTATCAATGGCGAAACAGCTTTACCAGCGACTTGAGGAACATGATTTTAAGGTAAGGGCCCCTATCTAG
- the pxpB gene encoding 5-oxoprolinase subunit PxpB has protein sequence MAKPELHINSDNSIIIEFNAEISIELTRLILGTKESIEAAKLDGFVEVVPAYDSLLIIFKAEQFKPEACLQQIESIVTSATPVKEGQHQHHRIPVCYDKSFAPDLEYVADYCGLTTDELIRLHCSSEYPVFMLGFLPGFLYLGELDERLHCPRRSEPRPRIEAGSVAIGGTQTGVYPINSPGGWHIIGKTPIKMFDVAKEPPAIASPLDTISFEPISLEEFERYGD, from the coding sequence ATGGCAAAACCAGAGCTTCACATTAATAGCGACAACTCTATCATCATTGAATTTAATGCTGAGATTAGCATTGAGCTAACACGCCTTATTCTTGGAACCAAAGAAAGCATTGAGGCTGCCAAACTTGATGGTTTTGTCGAGGTAGTGCCCGCCTACGACAGTTTACTGATCATATTTAAGGCAGAACAATTCAAACCAGAAGCTTGTCTGCAACAAATAGAGTCTATTGTAACCTCAGCAACACCCGTTAAAGAGGGTCAGCATCAACATCACCGGATCCCAGTATGCTATGACAAATCATTTGCACCGGATTTGGAGTATGTTGCTGATTATTGCGGACTGACAACGGATGAGTTGATCCGTTTACATTGTAGCTCCGAGTACCCGGTATTCATGCTAGGTTTTCTGCCAGGATTTCTTTATCTCGGTGAGCTTGATGAGCGACTCCATTGCCCGAGACGCTCGGAGCCAAGACCAAGAATAGAAGCAGGCTCTGTTGCCATTGGTGGTACTCAAACGGGAGTATATCCGATAAATAGCCCTGGTGGTTGGCATATTATTGGCAAAACACCAATAAAGATGTTTGATGTTGCCAAGGAGCCGCCGGCTATAGCCAGCCCTTTGGATACTATCAGCTTTGAACCAATCAGCCTGGAGGAGTTTGAGCGTTATGGCGATTAA
- a CDS encoding 5-oxoprolinase subunit C family protein: MAIKVHKAGLQTTVQDSGRSGYRKYGVANNGALDEYSHRLANWLVGKEKDSPTLEVTQIGPVLEFTTATTIGIAGAEFELFINDQAVPINQTLHIKAGDTLSFGHLKSGARAYIAFSGDLEIPSIMQSRSTNLLASFGGLNGRALQDGDCLSISSELFAQERTVPEELLMEHHHNLKQKHIIVRMIPGREFSCLEKGSKEKFLCSDFEVNSYSNRMAIKLDGAELSTREEQSMITSPIVPGTVQLPSNGQPIIILADGQTAGGYPRIGQVITADLSLLAQLKPHDRLSFYPIDIQQAKKILLQKQDFISNLIK, from the coding sequence ATGGCGATTAAAGTCCACAAGGCTGGCTTACAGACGACGGTTCAAGATTCAGGCCGTAGCGGATACCGTAAATATGGCGTTGCTAATAACGGAGCTCTGGATGAATACAGCCACCGTTTGGCAAACTGGTTAGTAGGGAAAGAAAAAGATAGCCCGACTCTGGAGGTCACTCAGATAGGTCCAGTCCTTGAATTTACAACGGCCACAACCATTGGGATTGCCGGTGCGGAGTTTGAGCTATTCATTAATGATCAGGCTGTACCAATTAACCAGACATTACATATTAAGGCTGGAGACACACTGAGCTTTGGTCACCTAAAGTCAGGGGCAAGAGCTTATATCGCCTTCTCCGGTGATCTTGAGATACCGAGCATTATGCAAAGCAGGTCAACCAACCTACTGGCAAGTTTTGGTGGATTGAATGGTCGAGCACTTCAAGATGGTGATTGCCTGTCTATATCTTCAGAGCTTTTTGCGCAAGAGCGTACGGTTCCAGAAGAGCTGTTAATGGAACACCACCACAACCTCAAGCAAAAGCATATTATAGTTCGTATGATACCGGGTAGAGAGTTCTCCTGCCTGGAAAAAGGTAGTAAAGAAAAATTTCTATGCAGCGACTTTGAAGTTAACAGCTACAGCAATCGAATGGCCATTAAGCTTGACGGAGCCGAACTATCGACCAGAGAAGAACAGTCGATGATTACGAGTCCAATTGTACCCGGAACCGTACAGCTGCCTTCCAATGGCCAGCCCATCATCATTCTTGCTGATGGTCAAACAGCAGGAGGTTATCCTCGTATCGGTCAGGTAATCACAGCCGACCTCAGCTTATTGGCTCAGCTTAAACCTCATGATCGTCTATCGTTCTATCCCATTGATATTCAGCAGGCAAAAAAAATCCTGCTTCAGAAGCAGGATTTTATCTCTAACTTAATTAAATGA
- the rlmB gene encoding 23S rRNA (guanosine(2251)-2'-O)-methyltransferase RlmB — MSEIVYGLHAVEVLLKRNSKSVERLFIQSNRHDQRAHKLVKLAQEKNIPVTQKSREELDEMTDQRHQGVIAISLQKKQKNYHEKHIPELLNELEESPFILILDGVTDPHNLGACLRSADAAGVHMVIAPKDNAVGITDVVRKVACGAAESVPFIQVTNLVRTMKVLQEHGVWIAGTAGEAEQDIYQANLKGGLAIVMGAEGDGMRRLTRENCDFLIKIPMAGEVSSLNVSVATGVTLFEAVRQRSS, encoded by the coding sequence ATGTCTGAAATTGTTTATGGTCTACATGCAGTAGAAGTTTTATTAAAACGAAATAGTAAAAGTGTCGAGAGGCTTTTTATTCAGAGTAACCGGCACGATCAACGCGCGCACAAGTTAGTGAAGCTTGCTCAAGAAAAAAATATTCCTGTGACTCAAAAGAGTCGCGAAGAGCTTGATGAAATGACCGACCAGCGACATCAGGGTGTGATAGCGATCAGTCTTCAGAAAAAACAAAAAAATTATCATGAGAAACATATTCCCGAACTGCTCAATGAGTTAGAAGAATCACCGTTCATATTGATTTTAGACGGTGTTACTGATCCTCATAATTTAGGCGCCTGTTTGCGTAGTGCTGATGCAGCAGGTGTACATATGGTCATTGCTCCAAAAGACAATGCGGTTGGAATAACTGATGTGGTGAGAAAAGTTGCCTGCGGTGCTGCTGAGTCTGTGCCATTTATTCAGGTAACAAACCTTGTTAGAACCATGAAAGTATTACAGGAACATGGTGTCTGGATAGCAGGAACCGCAGGTGAAGCTGAGCAGGATATCTATCAGGCCAATTTAAAAGGTGGCCTGGCCATTGTGATGGGTGCTGAAGGCGATGGCATGAGACGATTGACTCGTGAAAACTGCGACTTCTTGATTAAGATCCCAATGGCAGGAGAAGTATCCAGCCTAAATGTATCCGTGGCGACGGGAGTAACCTTATTTGAGGCGGTTAGGCAGAGGTCTAGTTAG